One Paenibacillus sp. FSL H7-0737 DNA segment encodes these proteins:
- the pdhA gene encoding pyruvate dehydrogenase (acetyl-transferring) E1 component subunit alpha, with protein MSKVPYEVYTEDVEALTVLSPDGEIINKDKMPDLTDDQLKEIMYRMVFTRTWDDRAVNLGRQGRLGFYAPVSGQEATMIGSEYALEKEDFLCPGYRDIPQLVWHGLPLYQAFLYSRGHQHGGAIPDGVNVLMPQIIIGAQILHATGIAMGFKLKKQKSVAITYTGDGGSSEGDFYEGLNFAGRFKLPVIFFVQNNGYAITTPFAKQTASKSIAHKAVAAGIPGIKVDGMDIFAVISAVRDAAERARNGEGATLIEAVTYRFRPHSLSDDASKYRSKEEEGQWSEKDPINRLAKYLEKKGLWTEEDTLRVKDEAKATVNEQIKKAEQTEKMTIPGLIDSMFEVTPKHLEEQKADFE; from the coding sequence ATGAGTAAAGTTCCTTATGAAGTGTATACAGAGGACGTCGAGGCTCTAACGGTACTTTCCCCGGATGGAGAAATTATCAACAAGGATAAAATGCCTGATTTAACCGACGATCAACTGAAAGAAATTATGTATCGTATGGTATTTACCCGTACTTGGGATGATCGTGCAGTAAATCTTGGTCGTCAAGGCCGTCTTGGTTTCTACGCACCGGTATCCGGTCAAGAAGCTACTATGATTGGTAGCGAGTACGCTTTGGAGAAAGAAGACTTCTTATGCCCAGGCTACCGTGATATTCCGCAGCTAGTATGGCACGGACTTCCATTGTACCAAGCATTCTTATATTCCCGTGGACACCAACATGGTGGAGCTATTCCTGATGGCGTTAATGTATTGATGCCACAAATTATCATCGGCGCGCAAATCCTGCACGCTACAGGAATTGCAATGGGCTTTAAATTGAAGAAACAAAAGAGTGTTGCAATTACTTACACTGGTGATGGCGGTTCTTCTGAAGGCGACTTCTATGAAGGCTTGAACTTTGCTGGTCGCTTTAAACTGCCTGTTATCTTCTTTGTTCAAAACAACGGTTACGCGATTACGACTCCATTCGCAAAACAAACAGCTTCCAAATCGATCGCTCACAAAGCGGTTGCAGCTGGTATCCCGGGAATTAAAGTTGACGGCATGGACATCTTTGCAGTAATCAGTGCTGTTCGTGACGCTGCTGAGCGTGCACGTAATGGCGAAGGTGCTACATTGATCGAAGCTGTAACTTACCGTTTCCGTCCACACTCCCTTTCTGACGATGCAAGTAAATATCGTTCGAAAGAAGAAGAAGGACAATGGAGCGAAAAGGATCCAATCAACCGTCTTGCCAAGTATTTGGAGAAGAAAGGTCTTTGGACTGAAGAAGATACGCTGCGCGTGAAAGACGAAGCGAAAGCTACTGTTAACGAGCAGATTAAAAAAGCTGAACAAACCGAAAAAATGACTATACCTGGCTTGATCGACAGCATGTTCGAAGTAACACCTAAACATCTGGAAGAGCAAAAAGCCGATTTTGAATAA
- a CDS encoding alpha/beta hydrolase yields the protein MSDSVFLKRTIVKETLWSKHLQEERKLRIYLPPGYNEVLSYPVVYCQDGEEFFNFGRIATLAGRLIIEEDVEPFIIVGVEVDVAVRTQEYAPFGSRFKQYLSCFSEEIIPFIEQKYPVRRTPDERILAGDSLGGSVSLHLALAYPAIFTRIISLSGAFYPESRDMLAKEEDLSWLNINMVVGLQETEYKTDTGIYDFVQMNRETKTLLESRGATVSYREKDGLHLWGFWQKELPESLLYFLNA from the coding sequence ATGAGCGATTCTGTTTTTCTGAAACGCACAATTGTAAAAGAAACGCTTTGGAGTAAACATCTGCAGGAGGAACGTAAATTACGCATCTATCTTCCTCCCGGCTACAACGAAGTCTTGAGCTACCCAGTGGTGTACTGCCAAGACGGCGAAGAGTTCTTTAACTTTGGCCGTATCGCTACACTCGCTGGACGTCTTATTATAGAAGAAGACGTGGAGCCCTTCATCATTGTTGGTGTCGAAGTAGACGTCGCTGTTCGGACTCAAGAATACGCTCCTTTTGGAAGCAGATTCAAGCAGTACTTATCTTGCTTTTCCGAAGAGATTATTCCCTTCATTGAACAAAAATATCCTGTGCGCCGTACTCCGGACGAACGAATCTTAGCAGGCGACTCCCTTGGGGGCAGTGTATCGCTCCACCTTGCACTTGCTTATCCTGCGATCTTCACACGTATCATCAGCCTTTCCGGTGCATTCTATCCTGAATCCCGCGACATGCTGGCTAAAGAAGAGGATCTCTCCTGGCTCAACATTAATATGGTCGTTGGTCTGCAGGAAACAGAATACAAAACGGATACTGGCATTTATGATTTTGTTCAGATGAATCGAGAAACAAAAACATTGCTTGAATCACGCGGAGCAACCGTATCCTACCGAGAGAAAGACGGACTTCATCTCTGGGGCTTCTGGCAGAAAGAGCTACCAGAATCTCTACTCTATTTCTTAAACGCATAA
- a CDS encoding low molecular weight protein-tyrosine-phosphatase, whose product MVSVLFVCLGNICRSPMAEAVLRHKINERELSDKILVDSAGTGDWHIGKEPHEGTRRILDQNDISYENMLARLVDSEDFQKFDYIVCMDKSNGENVRKIPGGKDAELMFFMDLLPEEELREVPDPYFTGNFEQVYDLINAGCDILLERMIREKL is encoded by the coding sequence ATCGTAAGCGTACTGTTTGTATGTCTGGGTAATATTTGTCGATCACCAATGGCGGAGGCTGTTCTGCGGCATAAGATTAATGAACGAGAACTATCTGATAAGATTCTTGTAGATTCAGCGGGAACTGGAGATTGGCATATAGGAAAAGAGCCGCATGAAGGAACAAGACGTATCCTTGATCAGAACGACATTAGCTATGAGAACATGTTAGCACGGCTAGTCGACAGTGAAGATTTTCAAAAATTTGACTATATCGTCTGCATGGACAAGTCTAATGGAGAGAATGTTCGAAAGATTCCTGGCGGGAAAGACGCCGAGCTAATGTTCTTCATGGACTTATTGCCTGAGGAGGAGCTGCGCGAAGTGCCGGATCCGTATTTTACAGGTAATTTTGAACAGGTATATGATTTGATCAACGCGGGCTGTGACATATTGCTGGAAAGAATGATAAGAGAAAAGCTGTAA
- a CDS encoding thiamine diphosphokinase — protein sequence MSSKRVVIFAGGELSPEYFNLLDEDDFIIGADQGALFLISHGYTPDIAVGDFDSVSPEALQDIKSKSKKTITCDAVNKDLTDSEMALDIAMDQQPDSILLLGVTGTRIDHSLASIQMMTRALQRQINCHVMDTHNYITLTGSQAVINDLGYTYVSLLPLTPEVSGITLDGFQYPLTDATLKLGQSLGVSNKLVSSSGTVTIRSGLLLIIQSKD from the coding sequence ATGTCATCCAAACGAGTCGTAATTTTTGCAGGTGGAGAACTGTCTCCAGAATATTTCAACCTATTAGATGAAGATGATTTTATTATCGGTGCGGATCAGGGAGCGCTATTTCTCATTTCACACGGATATACACCAGATATAGCAGTAGGTGATTTTGATTCCGTTTCGCCTGAAGCGCTTCAAGATATTAAATCCAAAAGTAAGAAGACTATCACCTGTGATGCCGTGAACAAAGATTTGACAGATAGCGAGATGGCGTTAGATATTGCAATGGATCAGCAACCTGATTCTATTCTACTATTAGGTGTTACGGGTACTCGAATTGACCACTCCCTGGCTAGCATTCAAATGATGACAAGAGCCCTACAACGTCAAATCAACTGCCACGTCATGGACACGCATAACTATATAACCCTTACAGGATCCCAGGCTGTTATCAACGATTTAGGCTATACCTACGTTTCTTTACTGCCTTTAACCCCAGAAGTATCGGGTATTACCTTAGACGGATTTCAATATCCATTGACGGACGCTACACTAAAGCTTGGACAATCACTTGGTGTGAGTAACAAACTGGTTTCATCCTCAGGGACGGTTACCATTCGAAGTGGATTGTTGCTGATCATTCAGAGTAAAGACTAG
- a CDS encoding C40 family peptidase: MNKQQWIKKAIVIGMVTTMGLGTMMATGVGATKVEAASVSKGQSVVNLGKKYMGVPYKFGASTSTTKVFDCSSFTKYIFKQYNVTLPRTAAAQSKEGTAVSKANLRVGDLVFFSSGSRATGKNVTHVAVYAGNGKILHTYGKPGVTISDLNSGTWKKTYLKARRVL; this comes from the coding sequence ATGAATAAACAACAATGGATTAAAAAAGCGATTGTTATAGGAATGGTTACTACAATGGGCTTGGGTACAATGATGGCAACAGGCGTAGGCGCAACGAAAGTTGAAGCAGCTTCCGTATCTAAAGGTCAAAGCGTAGTGAATCTCGGGAAGAAATATATGGGAGTGCCTTACAAATTCGGTGCATCCACTTCTACTACTAAAGTTTTTGACTGCTCTTCTTTTACAAAATACATCTTTAAACAATATAATGTAACACTGCCTCGTACGGCTGCAGCTCAATCTAAAGAAGGAACAGCCGTATCTAAAGCGAATCTTCGTGTAGGCGATCTTGTATTCTTCTCCAGCGGTAGCAGAGCAACTGGTAAAAACGTAACTCACGTTGCTGTTTATGCCGGCAATGGTAAAATTCTGCACACTTACGGCAAACCTGGTGTTACGATTTCCGATCTTAACTCCGGTACTTGGAAAAAAACATATTTAAAAGCTCGCCGCGTACTGTAA
- a CDS encoding response regulator transcription factor has translation MEQKILLLLGAFIIDILDKEAVNRCSGHFLGMVFLFSGNSIRTAVMLVQVIWIWGNFVIEQIIWYMADSSSREEDRTVIESVLQDIGLEATKSEDPEDLRLSISKVEPVLLLAELCEVGTWEGWDIISAVRAEGMILPVMVISGEQSESGTGAVSAFSAGGNEYMTKPLHTGEFKHRILNLLTLTGRRRNLNQILRVDGLMLDPSRRFVSRDGIELKMTPKEFDLLYYLAANQGMICSRVEILKEVWGYQFHADTNVVDVYIRHIRLKMDKGHRNKLIHTVRGTGYVMRAPEGGTTS, from the coding sequence ATGGAACAAAAGATATTGCTGCTGCTCGGAGCTTTTATCATCGATATTTTGGATAAAGAAGCTGTAAATAGGTGTTCAGGCCATTTCTTAGGAATGGTCTTTTTGTTTTCCGGGAATTCTATACGTACCGCAGTGATGCTGGTGCAAGTCATATGGATATGGGGGAACTTTGTGATTGAGCAAATAATATGGTATATGGCTGATAGCAGTAGTAGAGAAGAAGATCGAACCGTTATAGAAAGTGTGCTACAAGATATTGGACTTGAAGCAACAAAAAGCGAAGATCCCGAGGATCTCCGCTTATCCATATCAAAAGTAGAACCGGTACTGCTGCTTGCTGAGTTATGCGAGGTGGGGACTTGGGAAGGCTGGGACATAATTTCCGCTGTAAGAGCTGAGGGGATGATTCTACCGGTAATGGTGATTTCCGGTGAACAATCTGAATCTGGAACTGGGGCAGTTTCGGCGTTCTCAGCCGGGGGTAATGAATATATGACAAAGCCTTTACATACCGGTGAATTCAAACACAGAATTCTAAATTTGTTAACCCTTACTGGACGGCGTCGAAATTTAAATCAAATACTGAGAGTCGATGGTTTAATGCTCGATCCCAGCCGCAGGTTTGTAAGTCGCGACGGGATCGAGTTAAAAATGACACCCAAAGAATTTGATCTATTGTATTATCTCGCTGCGAACCAAGGAATGATATGCTCTCGCGTCGAGATACTTAAGGAAGTATGGGGTTACCAATTTCACGCAGATACCAATGTTGTAGATGTTTACATCAGACATATCCGTTTGAAAATGGATAAAGGTCACCGGAACAAGTTGATTCACACCGTTCGCGGAACAGGATATGTAATGAGGGCGCCCGAAGGCGGCACCACATCCTGA
- a CDS encoding ThiF family adenylyltransferase has translation MIHTDGREDRYSRQVRFAPFGAEGQERLAQSSVLVVGAGALGTGIAETLVRCGVGKIILADRDYVEWSNLQRQQLYTEVDAIERMPKAAAAQRKLQQINSEVVIEAYVIDVRAEELEGLVSGVDLIMDGTDNFDTRLIINDMAQKHGIPWIYGACVGSYGITYTILPGETPCLHCLLGTVPLGGDTCDTAGILPQAVQLVTANATAEALKLLGKRKEQLRNKLLTFDVWRNEYHEIGVKAAKKKNCPSCGSHPIYPYLMAANTERGDVLCGRDTVQIRPARPQKLNLQETADRLSRLGSGSVDSNAYLISFIEGPYRLVIFADGRALIHGTKDIAAARSFYHRYFG, from the coding sequence ATGATTCATACAGATGGTCGTGAAGATCGTTATTCTCGTCAGGTGCGATTTGCGCCATTTGGAGCAGAGGGACAAGAAAGGCTCGCGCAGTCTAGTGTTTTAGTAGTGGGAGCAGGTGCGCTTGGTACAGGGATTGCAGAGACGCTGGTACGCTGCGGGGTAGGCAAAATTATTTTAGCTGACCGTGATTATGTAGAGTGGAGTAACCTTCAGAGGCAACAGCTCTATACTGAGGTAGATGCTATTGAACGTATGCCTAAGGCTGCTGCTGCGCAGCGCAAACTTCAACAGATTAATTCTGAGGTCGTTATTGAAGCCTATGTTATAGATGTTCGTGCCGAAGAGTTGGAAGGGCTTGTTTCAGGGGTTGATCTGATCATGGATGGTACAGACAATTTTGATACTCGGCTCATTATTAATGATATGGCGCAAAAGCACGGTATTCCTTGGATCTATGGTGCATGTGTAGGGAGTTATGGAATAACCTATACGATTTTGCCAGGAGAAACTCCATGTCTCCATTGTCTTCTAGGTACAGTACCGCTAGGAGGTGATACTTGTGATACCGCAGGTATACTTCCGCAAGCAGTACAACTAGTTACGGCAAATGCAACGGCAGAGGCGCTGAAACTACTAGGTAAGCGTAAAGAACAATTAAGAAACAAACTGTTAACGTTTGATGTGTGGCGGAATGAATACCATGAAATTGGAGTGAAAGCTGCCAAAAAGAAAAACTGCCCTTCTTGTGGGAGTCATCCGATCTATCCCTATCTAATGGCAGCGAATACCGAACGAGGCGATGTTCTTTGTGGAAGGGATACAGTACAAATTCGCCCTGCGAGACCACAGAAGCTTAACTTGCAGGAAACTGCGGACCGTTTGTCTCGTTTAGGAAGCGGAAGCGTGGACAGCAACGCTTATCTGATTTCTTTTATAGAAGGGCCTTATCGGTTAGTAATTTTTGCTGATGGTAGAGCGTTGATTCATGGAACAAAAGATATTGCTGCTGCTCGGAGCTTTTATCATCGATATTTTGGATAA
- a CDS encoding ABC-F family ATP-binding cassette domain-containing protein: protein MSLLSVEDVSHNFGDRTLFKNVSFRLLPGEHVGIVGANGVGKSTLMNILTGKLLKDSGKVEWTPRVRYGYLDQHTILTPGKTIRDVLKDAFLPLLELEQEMLTITEKMGDASPEELEMLLEQMGDIQEQLDIGDFYLIDVKVEEMANGLGLSVIGLDRDVASLSGGQRTKVLLAKLLLEKPNVLLLDEPTNYLDVEHIDWLTNYLKQYPYAFILISHDTEFMNKVVNVVYHLEFGKLTRYTANYEKFLNMAEMNKIQHIDAYEKQQDFIKKQEDFIQRNKARASTSGRAKSREKQLDRMDRIDRPEEAAKPTFKFKESRASGKTVFEGIDFEIGYDRPLLPMLNMTIERGEKIAITGCNGVGKSTLLKTILGVIPTYSGKTYLGDYLNSAYFQQEVKAANLTPIEDVWNEFSSLTQNEVRGHLARCGLKNEHITRPLSMLSGGEQAKVRLCKLLMRESNWVLFDEPTNHLDVIAKAELKRALQEYKGTVLLVSHEPDFYEDWVTKIWDVEQWSAVQV, encoded by the coding sequence ATGAGTTTACTTAGTGTAGAAGACGTTTCCCACAATTTTGGGGATCGGACGTTGTTTAAAAATGTTTCTTTCCGGTTGTTACCGGGTGAGCATGTAGGAATCGTAGGAGCAAATGGCGTAGGAAAATCGACGCTTATGAATATTTTGACTGGAAAACTGTTGAAGGATAGTGGAAAAGTAGAGTGGACGCCTCGCGTCCGTTACGGTTACTTGGATCAGCATACGATCTTAACGCCAGGGAAAACCATCCGTGATGTATTGAAGGACGCTTTCTTGCCACTTTTAGAGCTGGAACAGGAAATGCTAACTATAACTGAAAAGATGGGCGACGCTTCTCCTGAAGAGTTAGAGATGTTACTCGAGCAAATGGGGGACATTCAGGAACAGCTGGACATCGGAGATTTTTATCTTATTGATGTAAAAGTGGAGGAAATGGCGAATGGTCTTGGCCTATCCGTTATTGGACTTGACCGTGATGTCGCTTCACTAAGTGGGGGTCAGCGCACAAAGGTTCTGCTCGCGAAGCTTCTGCTTGAGAAACCGAATGTACTATTGCTGGATGAGCCTACTAACTATTTGGATGTTGAGCATATCGACTGGTTAACTAACTATTTGAAGCAATATCCATATGCATTTATATTGATCTCTCATGATACGGAATTCATGAATAAAGTCGTAAATGTGGTTTATCACCTGGAGTTCGGCAAACTTACTCGATACACTGCGAACTACGAGAAATTTCTGAATATGGCCGAGATGAATAAGATCCAACACATAGATGCTTATGAGAAACAACAGGATTTTATTAAGAAACAAGAGGATTTCATTCAGCGTAACAAAGCTCGTGCCTCCACATCTGGACGGGCGAAGAGCCGTGAGAAACAGTTGGATCGTATGGATCGAATTGATCGACCAGAAGAAGCTGCAAAACCTACCTTTAAGTTTAAAGAAAGTCGGGCCAGCGGGAAAACAGTCTTCGAAGGCATTGATTTCGAGATTGGTTACGACCGTCCGTTGCTTCCTATGCTGAACATGACCATTGAACGTGGAGAAAAGATCGCTATAACTGGTTGCAATGGTGTCGGTAAATCGACGCTACTGAAGACTATTCTTGGCGTGATTCCTACGTATAGCGGTAAAACCTATCTAGGAGATTATCTGAACTCAGCGTATTTCCAACAAGAAGTGAAAGCAGCTAATCTTACACCTATTGAGGATGTCTGGAATGAATTTTCTAGTCTAACTCAGAATGAAGTGCGTGGACATCTAGCTCGATGTGGTCTGAAAAATGAGCATATTACCAGACCGCTTAGCATGCTGAGTGGTGGCGAACAAGCTAAGGTCCGTCTCTGTAAGCTGTTGATGCGTGAGAGCAACTGGGTTCTGTTCGATGAACCTACCAATCACCTTGATGTTATTGCCAAGGCAGAGCTGAAGCGGGCATTACAAGAATATAAAGGCACAGTCCTGCTCGTCTCCCATGAACCTGATTTCTATGAAGATTGGGTTACGAAAATTTGGGATGTTGAACAGTGGTCAGCAGTACAAGTATAG